From Salinibacterium sp. ZJ450, one genomic window encodes:
- a CDS encoding GDSL-type esterase/lipase family protein: MPEKDSPDRIVFVGDRLTADGRWQDWFPEHEALNFGVAGQTTEDLLGRRDEIVAARPDAIVMLIGSNDFSARRRSAEYVVRNVESILWDLRRDLPGVRLLLQSIIPRGHELADEIRNANRHLWQFAATVRAQYLDLWPALALPDGELNPAYSDDREHLNEAGYEAWLNELRPGLERLYDAPPMSRPISVADVQAALRDASGQAGDSRA; the protein is encoded by the coding sequence ATGCCCGAGAAAGACTCACCCGACCGGATCGTCTTCGTGGGGGACCGGCTGACCGCCGATGGCCGGTGGCAGGACTGGTTTCCCGAGCATGAGGCGCTGAACTTCGGCGTCGCCGGCCAGACCACCGAGGACCTGCTCGGCCGCCGCGACGAGATCGTCGCTGCCCGGCCCGACGCCATTGTGATGCTGATCGGCTCGAACGACTTCTCGGCCAGGCGCCGGTCGGCCGAGTACGTGGTGCGCAACGTCGAGTCCATCCTGTGGGACCTACGCCGGGACCTGCCCGGGGTGCGGCTGCTGCTGCAGTCCATCATCCCTCGCGGTCACGAGCTCGCCGACGAGATCCGCAACGCCAACCGTCACCTCTGGCAGTTCGCCGCGACCGTGCGGGCGCAGTACCTTGACCTATGGCCGGCGCTTGCGCTGCCTGACGGTGAGCTGAACCCGGCATACAGCGACGACCGCGAGCACTTGAACGAGGCCGGGTACGAGGCCTGGCTGAACGAGCTCCGTCCAGGTTTGGAACGTCTCTACGATGCCCCGCCGATGAGCCGACCGATCTCAGTCGCCGACGTGCAGGCGGCGCTCCGCGACGCCTCTGGGCAGGCGGGCGACAGCCGAGCCTGA